The Antarcticibacterium sp. 1MA-6-2 genome has a window encoding:
- a CDS encoding TonB-dependent receptor domain-containing protein, which yields MNTDFLLSYNAEISKKIGFSFSAGGNAMSYKYRRTDASVEGLVVPGVYKLANGINSPIIATYDKNKKVNSLYGLLSLSFDDKVYVDVTGRNDWSSTLLVENNSFFYPSVNTSFILSDIFELPSAIPYLKYRFSYAQVGNDTDPYKTSKYYSQNAFPSSATVPATLYNANFKPEITTSYETGFESRLFKNRIVFDVTAYQTLTKNQIISVPLDITTKLQLWSFKFRRSAEQGTGINSHKSNYRFQ from the coding sequence GTGAATACAGATTTCCTGCTGTCCTATAACGCTGAAATTTCGAAAAAAATTGGATTTTCCTTCTCGGCAGGAGGTAATGCAATGAGCTATAAATATCGCCGAACAGATGCCTCTGTTGAAGGTCTTGTAGTGCCGGGGGTATATAAACTTGCCAACGGGATAAACAGTCCAATAATTGCTACTTATGATAAAAATAAAAAAGTAAACAGTTTATATGGATTGTTATCTCTTTCTTTTGATGATAAAGTTTATGTGGACGTGACCGGAAGAAACGACTGGTCCAGTACCCTGCTAGTAGAAAATAATTCTTTCTTTTACCCATCTGTAAATACAAGTTTTATTCTTTCAGATATTTTTGAACTTCCTTCTGCCATTCCATATTTAAAATACAGATTCTCTTATGCCCAGGTAGGAAACGATACAGATCCTTATAAGACGAGCAAATACTACAGCCAGAACGCTTTCCCAAGTTCAGCCACAGTTCCTGCCACTCTTTACAATGCCAACTTTAAACCGGAGATCACGACCAGTTACGAAACAGGTTTTGAATCCAGGTTATTTAAGAACAGGATTGTATTTGATGTAACAGCATATCAAACCCTAACAAAGAATCAAATTATATCGGTTCCCCTGGATATTACCACTAAGTTACAGCTCTGGAGTTTTAAATTCAGGAGAAGTGCGGAACAGGGGACTGGAATTAACTCTCATAAGTCGAATTATAGATTCCAATAA
- a CDS encoding polysaccharide deacetylase family protein: MPNAPSLFERTEEWKDIAEKGHELGNHSVYHPCRKSRPGREWVPRHHDLDEYSLEKMVEELTTANTFLKALDGKTERTFTPPCGDLMAGIEKEYIEKLRELFIAYKGQGTETGFSVVWAPNEVSGRELIDYIKNLPAGTSLVNIIFHGVGGDYLTVSSEAHEELLQFLANNSRDYYVDTYFNIMKYANTH, encoded by the coding sequence CTGCCAAATGCTCCCTCTCTTTTTGAACGAACAGAAGAATGGAAGGATATTGCCGAAAAAGGCCATGAATTAGGCAACCACAGTGTATATCATCCCTGTCGTAAATCCCGGCCCGGCAGAGAGTGGGTGCCACGCCATCACGATCTCGATGAGTATAGTTTAGAAAAGATGGTAGAGGAGCTAACTACTGCCAACACATTTTTAAAGGCGCTGGACGGAAAAACTGAACGCACTTTTACACCGCCTTGTGGAGATCTTATGGCAGGAATTGAAAAGGAATATATTGAGAAGTTAAGGGAACTTTTTATTGCTTATAAAGGACAGGGAACAGAGACAGGTTTCTCTGTGGTTTGGGCTCCCAATGAGGTGAGTGGCCGTGAGTTAATAGATTATATAAAAAATTTACCCGCCGGAACTTCCTTAGTAAACATTATATTTCACGGGGTAGGAGGAGATTACCTTACTGTATCTTCAGAAGCCCACGAGGAACTATTGCAGTTTTTAGCCAATAACAGCAGGGACTATTATGTAGATACCTACTTTAATATAATGAAGTATGCGAATACTCACTGA
- the agaR gene encoding transcriptional repressor AgaR, which produces MNTIERHKEIIKRITKDGQIKVQELCDDFQISPVTARKDLKLLEEKGLLYRMHGGATLNDPYATDRHVNEKEKMYSSEKVKIGAAAAKMVNAHDSILIASGTTVLYLAKNIQPKENLTVITSALNVALELNKHLGIEVILLGGVLRKRSASVTGLYAEENLSDFSCSKLFLGVDGIDLDFGLTTTNVMEAHLNRKMIEVSQKTIVLADSTKFGRRGFGRICGFDLIDEIITDSGISDFTKKTLEDYGIKVTIVD; this is translated from the coding sequence ATGAACACAATAGAAAGACACAAAGAAATAATAAAAAGAATTACTAAAGACGGTCAAATAAAGGTTCAGGAACTTTGCGATGATTTCCAGATCTCTCCTGTAACTGCCAGAAAAGACCTGAAGCTGCTTGAAGAAAAAGGATTGCTATACAGGATGCACGGGGGTGCAACGCTCAACGATCCTTATGCGACTGACAGGCATGTGAATGAGAAGGAAAAGATGTATTCTTCTGAAAAAGTAAAAATTGGAGCTGCCGCAGCCAAAATGGTAAATGCTCACGATTCCATCCTGATAGCCTCGGGTACCACAGTTTTATATCTGGCTAAAAATATTCAGCCGAAAGAAAACCTTACGGTAATTACTTCAGCTTTAAATGTGGCTCTTGAACTTAACAAGCATCTGGGAATTGAAGTAATTCTTTTAGGCGGAGTTCTTAGAAAACGTTCAGCATCGGTAACAGGATTATATGCTGAAGAAAACCTATCAGATTTCTCCTGCAGTAAACTTTTCCTTGGAGTGGATGGGATAGATCTTGACTTTGGGTTAACCACTACCAATGTAATGGAAGCCCATCTAAACCGGAAAATGATAGAAGTTTCTCAAAAAACCATCGTTCTTGCAGATTCTACAAAGTTCGGTAGAAGAGGCTTTGGTAGAATATGCGGTTTTGATCTTATTGATGAAATTATTACAGATTCCGGTATTTCAGATTTTACCAAAAAAACTTTGGAAGATTATGGGATTAAAGTGACAATTGTAGATTGA
- a CDS encoding TonB-dependent receptor plug domain-containing protein, with the protein MEYLVNNEMTTSGSSSAYGGNDSPIDYGNGISDLNANDIESVTVLKGPGATALYGSRAANGALIITTKSGKASKGLGVTYTSNVSLDVIQRWPDYQYEYGQGSGKSFDDEGNPYYSFGSSEDGSNTGSTSSAWGPRFNGQYFFQYDPELEGQSAERQLWQAYPDNRRDFWRTGVTLNNNVSLQGGSEKGNMRASVGHQKNEWLMPNTGFERITASINADFQISEKIKIGSVINYNNRKSDNLPGAYYNNGSISYFMIFQNPNISLDWYRPIWMQGQDQIQKIAPFSSFIDNPYLIAYEATNPLDSDQIVGNIFANINLAPNLELMLRTSLNTYSQDRAQQRPYSIN; encoded by the coding sequence ATGGAGTACTTAGTTAATAATGAAATGACCACTTCAGGTTCCTCAAGTGCCTATGGGGGAAACGATTCTCCTATTGATTATGGAAATGGAATTTCGGATCTTAACGCAAACGATATCGAGAGTGTAACTGTTTTAAAAGGTCCCGGAGCAACAGCTTTATATGGAAGTAGAGCGGCTAACGGAGCATTGATTATTACAACCAAATCAGGAAAAGCTTCTAAAGGCCTTGGAGTTACTTATACTTCTAATGTAAGTCTTGACGTGATACAGCGATGGCCGGATTATCAATACGAATACGGGCAGGGATCAGGAAAATCTTTTGATGATGAGGGAAATCCGTATTATTCCTTTGGTAGTTCAGAAGATGGTAGTAATACCGGAAGTACCAGTAGTGCCTGGGGTCCACGTTTTAACGGTCAATATTTTTTTCAATATGATCCTGAGTTAGAAGGACAATCTGCCGAGCGACAACTATGGCAGGCATATCCAGATAACAGAAGAGATTTCTGGAGAACGGGAGTTACTCTTAATAATAATGTTTCATTGCAGGGAGGTAGTGAAAAAGGAAATATGAGAGCTTCAGTAGGACATCAAAAGAATGAATGGCTTATGCCTAATACGGGCTTTGAAAGAATAACAGCCTCCATAAATGCAGATTTCCAGATTTCAGAAAAAATAAAAATTGGTTCTGTAATAAATTACAACAACAGGAAAAGTGATAACCTGCCGGGAGCTTATTATAACAATGGCTCTATTTCCTATTTTATGATCTTCCAGAACCCTAACATTTCCCTGGACTGGTATCGTCCTATTTGGATGCAGGGTCAGGATCAAATTCAAAAGATAGCTCCTTTCAGTTCTTTTATTGATAATCCTTATTTGATTGCTTATGAAGCTACAAACCCTTTAGATAGTGATCAAATCGTGGGGAACATTTTTGCTAATATTAATCTTGCTCCAAATCTGGAATTAATGTTACGAACTTCCCTTAATACTTATAGCCAGGATAGAGCACAACAAAGGCCTTACAGCATCAACTAG
- a CDS encoding MIP/aquaporin family protein: MTDFTAEFIGTMVLILLGNGVVANVVLHGTKGNNSGWIVITISWALAVFTAVVIAGPYSGAHINPAVTLGLAIAGKFSWGLVPLFLGAQLLGAMAGGLLVWAMYKNHFDATKDSLLQLAAFSTGPAIRNNISNIFSEIVGTFILIFVIFYVTNPVIPGEQETPIGLGSLGAVPVSLLVFAIGLSLGGTTGYAINPARDLGPRIVHSLVPIKNKCKSDWSYAWIPIVGPIIGASLAAFLYLILS, translated from the coding sequence ATGACAGATTTCACTGCAGAATTCATTGGGACAATGGTTCTCATCCTTTTAGGAAATGGAGTTGTTGCCAATGTAGTTTTACATGGTACTAAAGGAAATAACAGCGGTTGGATCGTAATTACCATAAGCTGGGCACTTGCTGTTTTTACAGCAGTTGTAATTGCAGGGCCATACAGTGGTGCCCACATCAATCCTGCCGTTACTCTTGGACTTGCAATTGCAGGAAAATTTTCCTGGGGTTTAGTACCTTTGTTCCTGGGAGCTCAATTATTGGGTGCTATGGCAGGAGGTTTACTGGTATGGGCGATGTATAAAAATCATTTTGACGCCACAAAGGATTCGCTTTTGCAACTGGCAGCCTTTAGTACAGGGCCTGCTATAAGAAATAATATATCCAACATCTTCAGTGAAATAGTGGGAACATTTATTTTAATATTTGTTATTTTTTATGTTACCAACCCGGTGATCCCGGGGGAACAGGAAACACCCATTGGTCTTGGTTCACTTGGAGCAGTACCTGTTTCCCTCCTGGTTTTTGCAATTGGTCTTTCTTTGGGAGGAACAACAGGCTATGCTATTAATCCTGCCCGGGACCTTGGCCCCAGGATCGTTCATTCTCTGGTACCCATAAAAAATAAATGTAAAAGTGACTGGAGCTATGCCTGGATTCCCATTGTAGGACCTATTATTGGTGCTTCCTTAGCAGCATTTCTTTATCTAATTTTAAGCTAA
- a CDS encoding triple tyrosine motif-containing protein, giving the protein MRHFLKKLFYLNFALAVIYSSCGLAQDLPPIQNFGPLDYSGEYQNWAITQSHSKKIYVANHTSLMEYDGVRWKKYKLPLETIIRSVHAVGERIYMGCYEEFGYWARNQKGILEYTSISNKFKSQILDNEEFWDILVVNSSILFQSLDRIYIYDLETEKLSVIEAKTEKAKLFEIGSKVYFQKKEEGLFTLENGKAVLVSDAGEIKNSSIINIFDTGNNLLMITYDGIFYSYSSGKFELWNSTINERGIKMYSAIRLSDGSFALGTISDGLYHMSAEGEIIENIKQANGLNNNTVLSLFEDVDENLWLGLDNGVSIINLNSPFKEYTDRVGNLGLVYAALKHNGHLYLGTNQGLFVKAYDSKDKFSLIKGTEGQVWSLQLVNNTVFCGHNSGTFVISNDQAQLVSTFPGTWVVKQIPFKEDLVIQGNYNGLSILENKAGNWSLKNVIDGFEISSRFFEMDSLKMVVNHEHQGLYYLELDPDLKEVRKIKNTARQGYGSNIFEYNGDLIYKTHEGIYNLDYEGKEFQKEESLNQLIFEENKKPISRIITNANEPRLWYFTENGISYLDKNTITGKAITAHIPAAGNFITNLGVAGFENITYIGPNLYLIGISNGYVSLDLDKIDPQEYQIEINAVYNGDYENTSNTYLNTEGNYDYRNNNLGFEFSVPEFDKYIEVKYQYKLEGLDEDWNEWSYIPEATYKNLNYGDYEFSVRAMVGNQLSNNLASYKFSIARPWYASNLAIVLYSLGLLLIIFSVHKSYKKYYRRKHDLLIAENEKVLEQRRLEEQAKISKILNINLRNEIESKNRELAISTMSIVKKNEFLSAIKSQLNSVNEKEKAVSTVIRKIDQNLNSEEDWKFFEVAFNNADKDFLLRIKANHENLTHNDLKLCAYLRLNLSSKEIAPLLNISAKSVEMKRYRLRQKLNLSHEDNLMDYILNF; this is encoded by the coding sequence ATGCGTCACTTCCTCAAAAAATTATTTTATTTAAATTTTGCTTTAGCAGTTATCTATAGTTCCTGTGGCCTTGCGCAGGATTTACCTCCCATTCAAAATTTTGGCCCCCTTGATTATAGTGGAGAATACCAGAACTGGGCGATCACCCAATCCCATTCCAAAAAAATATACGTTGCCAACCACACCAGTTTAATGGAGTATGATGGGGTGCGCTGGAAGAAATATAAATTACCCTTAGAAACAATTATCAGGTCTGTTCATGCCGTAGGGGAAAGAATATATATGGGGTGTTATGAAGAATTCGGGTATTGGGCGCGGAATCAAAAGGGGATTCTGGAATACACTTCAATATCCAATAAATTTAAAAGTCAAATTCTGGATAACGAGGAGTTCTGGGATATTCTGGTTGTTAATTCCAGCATATTATTCCAGTCACTTGATAGAATTTATATTTACGATCTGGAGACTGAAAAACTTTCAGTAATAGAGGCTAAAACCGAAAAAGCCAAGCTTTTTGAAATTGGTTCCAAAGTCTATTTTCAGAAAAAAGAGGAAGGGCTGTTTACCCTGGAAAATGGAAAAGCGGTATTAGTCAGCGATGCCGGAGAGATTAAAAATAGTAGTATTATTAATATTTTTGATACCGGGAACAACCTCCTGATGATCACATATGACGGGATTTTTTATTCTTATAGTTCGGGAAAATTTGAGCTGTGGAATTCAACAATAAATGAGCGGGGAATAAAGATGTATTCCGCAATTCGTTTAAGTGACGGGTCTTTTGCCCTGGGAACCATTTCCGATGGTTTATACCATATGTCTGCTGAAGGGGAAATCATTGAGAACATTAAGCAAGCCAATGGATTAAATAATAATACCGTGCTTTCCCTTTTTGAGGATGTAGATGAAAATTTATGGTTAGGTCTGGACAATGGTGTAAGCATTATCAATTTAAATTCTCCATTTAAAGAATATACAGATCGGGTTGGAAATCTCGGTTTAGTTTACGCAGCTCTTAAGCATAACGGGCATTTATACCTGGGGACAAATCAGGGCCTGTTCGTTAAAGCTTATGACAGCAAGGATAAATTCAGTTTAATTAAAGGGACCGAAGGCCAGGTTTGGAGTTTGCAGTTGGTAAATAATACTGTTTTTTGCGGCCATAACAGCGGCACCTTTGTTATTTCCAACGATCAGGCGCAGCTGGTTTCCACATTTCCGGGGACCTGGGTTGTGAAGCAAATTCCCTTCAAAGAGGACCTTGTGATTCAGGGAAATTATAATGGATTGAGTATCCTTGAAAACAAGGCCGGGAACTGGTCTTTAAAAAATGTCATAGACGGCTTTGAAATCTCAAGTCGTTTTTTTGAGATGGATTCCCTTAAAATGGTGGTCAATCATGAACACCAGGGGCTATATTATTTAGAATTAGACCCCGATTTAAAGGAAGTACGGAAAATAAAAAACACGGCCCGCCAGGGTTATGGCTCAAATATTTTTGAGTACAATGGCGATTTGATCTACAAAACCCACGAAGGCATTTATAACCTTGATTACGAGGGAAAAGAATTTCAGAAGGAAGAAAGCCTGAACCAGTTGATCTTCGAAGAAAATAAAAAACCAATCAGCCGAATTATTACTAATGCTAATGAACCCAGGCTTTGGTATTTTACTGAAAACGGGATAAGTTATCTGGACAAAAATACCATAACCGGAAAAGCCATTACCGCTCACATCCCGGCTGCCGGAAACTTTATTACTAACCTCGGGGTGGCCGGATTTGAAAATATAACTTATATAGGACCAAATCTCTATTTGATTGGGATCTCAAATGGTTACGTAAGCCTTGACCTGGATAAGATCGACCCTCAGGAGTACCAAATTGAGATTAATGCTGTTTATAATGGCGATTATGAGAATACCTCTAATACTTATTTAAATACTGAAGGAAATTATGATTACAGGAATAACAACCTGGGATTTGAATTTAGCGTTCCGGAATTTGATAAGTATATAGAAGTTAAATATCAGTATAAGTTGGAGGGGCTCGATGAGGACTGGAATGAATGGTCTTACATTCCTGAAGCAACCTACAAAAACCTGAATTATGGTGACTACGAATTCAGCGTTAGGGCAATGGTAGGAAATCAACTCTCAAACAACCTGGCAAGTTATAAATTTAGCATCGCCCGCCCCTGGTACGCCTCAAATTTGGCCATAGTATTGTATAGTCTGGGCTTATTATTGATAATCTTTTCAGTACATAAATCTTATAAAAAATATTACAGAAGAAAGCACGATCTCCTTATCGCAGAAAATGAAAAGGTACTGGAACAAAGGAGATTGGAAGAACAGGCTAAAATCTCGAAGATCTTAAATATAAATCTAAGGAACGAAATTGAAAGTAAAAACAGGGAATTGGCCATTTCTACTATGAGTATTGTAAAAAAGAATGAATTTCTCTCAGCAATTAAATCCCAGCTCAATTCGGTTAATGAAAAAGAAAAAGCGGTGAGTACAGTGATTCGCAAAATAGACCAGAACCTCAACAGCGAGGAAGACTGGAAATTTTTTGAAGTAGCTTTTAATAATGCTGACAAGGATTTCTTATTGCGCATCAAGGCGAACCACGAAAATTTAACTCACAACGACCTTAAACTGTGTGCTTATCTCCGCTTAAATCTTTCCTCCAAAGAGATCGCACCTCTTTTAAATATTTCTGCAAAGAGTGTGGAAATGAAAAGGTACAGGTTAAGGCAAAAACTCAACCTCTCTCACGAAGACAATTTAATGGATTACATTTTAAATTTCTAG
- a CDS encoding carboxypeptidase-like regulatory domain-containing protein: MKKTIQTLVLILFCFTSGFVSSQELVVKGIVKDTKGMPLPGASVVVKGTSNGTITDFDGNFGLQVSQDPVILQISFLGFQPGETIADPDDFQEIVLTEDTNVLNEVVVTALGIKREEKRLGFSQASIDSDNLNQTVPTNWSSGLKGKVARFKYCFFRFGSFKFAANYSKGK; encoded by the coding sequence ATGAAAAAAACAATTCAAACATTAGTATTAATTTTATTCTGCTTTACCTCAGGATTTGTTTCTTCTCAGGAACTTGTGGTAAAAGGAATAGTAAAAGACACCAAAGGAATGCCTTTGCCGGGCGCTTCAGTTGTAGTGAAGGGAACCTCTAATGGAACCATTACTGATTTTGACGGGAATTTTGGTTTACAGGTATCACAGGATCCTGTAATACTGCAAATTTCTTTTCTCGGTTTTCAGCCTGGTGAAACAATTGCAGATCCAGATGACTTTCAGGAAATAGTTCTTACAGAAGACACCAATGTTTTAAACGAAGTAGTTGTGACTGCTTTAGGAATAAAAAGAGAAGAGAAACGACTGGGATTCTCACAAGCCTCTATAGATTCTGACAACCTCAACCAAACCGTCCCAACGAATTGGTCCTCAGGTTTAAAAGGGAAAGTAGCTAGGTTTAAATATTGTTTCTTCAGGTTCGGGTCCTTTAAATTCGCAGCAAATTACTCTAAGGGGAAATAA
- the glpK gene encoding glycerol kinase GlpK: MAQFILAFDQGTTSSRAIVFDHKGETVSVAQKEFTQIFPKPGWVEHDPAEIWSTQIGVAAEVVSKSKLKSENIEAIGITNQRETTIVWDRETGEQVYNAIVWQDRRTADYCDRLMADGHEPMIREKTGLVIDAYFVATKVKWILDNVEGARQKANEGKLVLGTVDCWLIWNLTDGKKHITDITNASRSLLFNINTLSWDKELLDLFEIPESMLPEVCSSSGMLAETSGSIFAKKIPITGVAGDQHAALFGQMCTEEGMVKNTYGTGCFMLMNIGKKPILSKNKLLTTVAWKIGDEVNYAFEGSIFVAGAVVQWLRDGLGIISTASEIEGLALKVESSEGVYLVPAFAGLGAPHWDQHARGTIVGLTRGSTKSHIARAALESIAFQTFDVLKAMEADSGVSIKELRVDGGATANDLLMQIQSNILNTAIAKPETAEITALGAAYLAGLGIGFWKDIPEVREKWKIRKSFSPEADCSREEMLKGWKRAVNATISWSKNEDTKN, from the coding sequence ATGGCCCAATTTATTCTTGCTTTTGACCAGGGAACTACAAGTTCCAGAGCTATCGTTTTTGATCATAAAGGAGAAACAGTTTCAGTAGCACAAAAAGAGTTTACTCAAATATTTCCAAAACCGGGATGGGTGGAACACGACCCTGCAGAGATTTGGTCAACTCAAATTGGAGTAGCTGCAGAGGTTGTATCCAAGAGCAAGTTGAAATCAGAAAATATTGAGGCCATTGGAATTACCAACCAAAGAGAAACTACCATAGTTTGGGATAGAGAAACCGGAGAACAAGTTTACAATGCAATCGTGTGGCAGGACCGTAGAACTGCGGACTATTGCGACCGTTTAATGGCAGATGGCCACGAACCAATGATCAGAGAAAAAACAGGTTTGGTCATTGATGCCTATTTCGTAGCAACAAAAGTAAAATGGATCCTCGATAATGTTGAAGGCGCAAGACAAAAAGCCAATGAAGGAAAGCTGGTCCTGGGCACTGTAGACTGCTGGCTTATATGGAATCTAACCGATGGAAAAAAACATATCACAGATATTACTAATGCCTCGAGATCACTTCTTTTCAATATAAATACCCTTAGCTGGGATAAGGAATTACTGGACCTTTTTGAAATTCCTGAAAGTATGTTGCCCGAAGTTTGTTCCTCAAGCGGAATGCTTGCAGAAACTTCAGGTTCTATTTTTGCCAAGAAAATTCCTATTACAGGGGTAGCAGGAGATCAACACGCCGCTTTATTCGGGCAAATGTGTACTGAAGAAGGAATGGTAAAAAACACTTATGGTACAGGATGTTTCATGTTGATGAACATTGGGAAGAAACCAATTTTATCAAAAAATAAATTACTAACCACCGTCGCCTGGAAAATTGGGGACGAGGTAAATTATGCCTTTGAAGGCAGTATCTTCGTAGCCGGAGCAGTTGTGCAATGGCTAAGAGACGGTTTGGGTATAATTTCCACCGCTTCAGAAATAGAAGGGCTTGCTTTAAAAGTAGAATCGAGTGAAGGAGTTTATTTAGTCCCTGCCTTTGCTGGATTAGGAGCTCCTCACTGGGATCAACATGCGAGAGGCACAATAGTAGGCCTCACCCGGGGCTCTACCAAAAGTCATATTGCCAGGGCCGCTCTTGAGAGCATCGCCTTTCAAACCTTTGATGTCCTGAAAGCAATGGAGGCAGATTCCGGAGTAAGTATTAAAGAATTACGGGTTGATGGAGGAGCAACTGCAAATGACCTGCTAATGCAAATCCAGTCTAATATTTTAAACACAGCTATTGCCAAACCTGAGACTGCAGAGATCACCGCTCTGGGCGCCGCTTACCTTGCAGGTCTTGGAATAGGCTTTTGGAAAGATATTCCTGAAGTAAGGGAGAAATGGAAAATTAGAAAATCTTTTAGTCCTGAAGCTGATTGTTCCCGGGAAGAAATGCTGAAAGGTTGGAAAAGAGCTGTAAACGCAACTATTTCCTGGTCAAAAAACGAAGACACTAAAAACTAG
- a CDS encoding glycerol-3-phosphate dehydrogenase/oxidase: MKKEIKENSFDREGFLQIVKDPSILWDIIIVGGGATGLGVALDAASRGFKTLLLEQADFSSGTSSRSTKLAHGGVRYLAQGNISLVNEALYERGLMLKNAPHLVKLLPFIIPSYNWWGKYFYGIGLKIYDWMARKLRMGKTVLLKSREVKEIMPDIKKTGLNGGVLYFDGQFDDSRLAINLAQTSAENGGVLLNYMKVTSLIKDDNGKISGVTAQDVINGEEFTLKSKMVINATGVFVDKILKMNSDIKDPIVTTSQGIHLVLDRSFFRGDHALMIPSTSDGRVLFAVPWHGHLLVGTTDTPLDSASMEPVALESEISFVLKNLSTYLEKKPEKKDILSVFAGLRPLVVPEKEKGTKEISRDHKLMASPSNLITITGGKWTTYRKMAEDTVDEAIKIGNLDKKACRTMNLKIHGNTNILPKNSHLDIYGSDLENITKLIKNNSELNAKLHPEFPNIKAEIVWIVQNEMVVTLEDVLARRLRVLFLNAKAAIEMAPEVAHIMAEELKKDSNWELKEVKKFTELAQNYLPEPYYPPVPATKTESPKLKKI; this comes from the coding sequence ATGAAAAAAGAAATAAAAGAAAATAGTTTTGACAGGGAGGGTTTCCTTCAAATTGTAAAAGATCCTTCGATACTTTGGGATATTATAATTGTAGGAGGAGGAGCAACTGGTCTTGGGGTTGCGCTGGATGCTGCATCGCGGGGATTTAAAACCCTGCTTTTAGAACAGGCCGATTTCTCCAGCGGCACTTCCAGCCGAAGCACAAAACTGGCTCACGGAGGTGTGAGATACCTTGCTCAGGGAAATATAAGCCTCGTCAACGAAGCTTTATATGAAAGAGGCCTAATGCTTAAAAATGCTCCCCATTTAGTAAAATTGCTCCCATTTATAATCCCGAGCTATAATTGGTGGGGAAAATATTTTTACGGAATAGGACTAAAAATTTACGACTGGATGGCCCGTAAGCTTAGGATGGGAAAAACGGTTTTACTAAAGTCCCGCGAGGTAAAGGAAATAATGCCTGATATTAAAAAAACCGGGTTAAATGGCGGAGTCCTCTATTTTGACGGGCAGTTTGATGACTCGAGATTGGCAATTAATCTCGCCCAAACCTCTGCAGAAAACGGAGGTGTTCTTTTAAATTATATGAAAGTCACTTCCCTTATAAAAGATGACAATGGAAAGATTTCAGGAGTAACAGCACAGGATGTAATAAATGGAGAGGAATTTACCTTAAAATCAAAAATGGTAATTAATGCTACCGGGGTTTTTGTTGATAAGATCCTGAAGATGAATTCAGACATTAAAGATCCTATTGTTACTACCAGCCAGGGAATCCATCTGGTTCTGGACCGATCTTTCTTCAGGGGTGATCATGCTTTAATGATTCCTTCAACTTCAGACGGCAGAGTGCTTTTTGCAGTACCCTGGCATGGCCACCTGTTGGTAGGAACAACAGACACTCCTTTGGATTCTGCCAGCATGGAACCAGTGGCTCTGGAAAGTGAAATTTCCTTTGTATTAAAAAACTTAAGTACTTACCTGGAGAAGAAACCCGAAAAAAAGGACATCCTGAGTGTCTTTGCAGGACTGCGACCTCTCGTAGTTCCCGAGAAAGAAAAAGGAACAAAAGAAATATCAAGGGATCACAAACTCATGGCTTCTCCTTCTAATCTTATTACCATAACTGGCGGTAAATGGACTACCTACAGGAAAATGGCCGAGGATACTGTAGATGAAGCTATAAAAATTGGAAACCTTGACAAAAAAGCCTGTAGAACTATGAATTTGAAAATTCATGGAAACACTAACATTTTACCCAAAAATTCACATCTTGATATTTATGGGAGTGATTTAGAGAACATTACAAAATTAATTAAGAATAATAGTGAATTAAATGCCAAATTACACCCGGAATTTCCTAATATTAAAGCTGAAATTGTGTGGATTGTGCAAAATGAAATGGTTGTAACACTGGAAGATGTTCTAGCCAGGAGACTTAGAGTTTTATTTCTGAATGCCAAAGCGGCTATTGAAATGGCTCCGGAAGTTGCACACATTATGGCTGAAGAATTGAAAAAAGATTCAAACTGGGAACTAAAGGAAGTGAAGAAATTTACAGAACTGGCACAAAATTATTTACCGGAACCTTATTATCCCCCGGTTCCTGCAACTAAAACAGAAAGTCCAAAACTAAAAAAAATCTAA